Proteins found in one Streptomyces sp. NBC_00461 genomic segment:
- a CDS encoding SDR family oxidoreductase has translation MTVVESPVYEPGHGLLKRRTAVITAAAGAGIGGASARRFLEEGARVLISDAHPRRLKEHAAELAGEFGPSSVAALPCDVTDQGQVEALFEAAVKEHGRLDIVVNNAGLGGTSDLVDMSDEQWSKVLDVTLTGTFRCTRAALRHFREEGSGGVIVNNASVVGWRAQAGQAHYAAAKAGVMALTRCAALEATAYGVRVNAVSPSLAMHPHLVKVTTPELLEELTAREAFGRYAEPWEVANVIVFLASGYSSYMTGEVVSVSSRHP, from the coding sequence ATGACAGTCGTCGAGAGCCCTGTGTACGAGCCGGGGCACGGGCTGCTGAAGAGGCGCACGGCCGTCATCACCGCGGCTGCCGGAGCGGGCATCGGCGGCGCGAGCGCGCGACGCTTCCTGGAGGAGGGAGCGCGCGTGCTCATCAGCGACGCGCACCCGCGGCGGCTGAAGGAGCACGCGGCCGAACTCGCCGGCGAGTTCGGGCCGTCCTCGGTCGCGGCCCTGCCGTGCGACGTCACCGACCAGGGGCAGGTGGAGGCCCTGTTCGAGGCCGCCGTGAAAGAACACGGGCGGCTGGACATCGTCGTCAACAACGCGGGCCTGGGCGGCACGTCGGACCTCGTCGACATGAGTGACGAGCAGTGGTCGAAGGTCCTGGACGTGACCTTGACGGGGACGTTCCGGTGCACCCGCGCGGCCCTGCGCCACTTCCGCGAGGAGGGGAGCGGCGGCGTGATCGTCAACAACGCCTCCGTCGTCGGCTGGCGCGCCCAGGCCGGACAGGCGCACTACGCCGCCGCCAAGGCCGGGGTGATGGCACTGACCCGGTGCGCGGCGCTGGAGGCGACGGCCTATGGGGTGCGGGTCAACGCCGTGTCGCCGAGCCTCGCCATGCATCCGCACCTGGTGAAGGTGACCACTCCCGAACTGCTGGAGGAGTTGACCGCACGCGAGGCCTTCGGGCGGTACGCGGAGCCCTGGGAGGTGGCCAACGTGATCGTGTTCCTGGCGTCCGGATACTCCTCGTACATGACCGGCGAGGTCGTCTCCGTCAGCAGCCGGCACCCCTGA